GCTGCGTTAGCAATTGCCAGACCACCATAATACGTACTTTACGGATGCAGATGCGCAACGGAATTACTACAGAAGATATACAACTAAAACCAGCAGTAGAGTCGAGCACAAAAACACGATTCACACAGCTCGATTCTAAGTTCTAGCAAATATAGCAATTTTTGGATTCCCTCAAGGGTTTGCTTTACGTAGACCGACTCTCGGAATCATGCccacattaaaaaataatgagcAAAAGCATCGCCTCACACCAAATTCTACAAACTTTGCACCAGGCACAAGCTGGAACGAGGAGACAATACATCTTCcgtaaattaaaattacaactgacattaaaaaaagaaaaaaagaaaaaaaaggtgtcCTTAACAGGAAAGTCTGAATTCCGCCTTAACTCAACCATAAAAATATGAATCTTTAGTTAATGAACAACTGATCTGAAACCTACACAACTTTCTCTAACCAAGGAACACCGAACTAATAAGAGTGACCAACTACACAATTAGCAGTCAAGGAAAAGGAACCATTTGAACAGCTACCTCCCAAGCAACCATCAAGGCCGGGATCTCTTGTTGCTGCAAGATGGGCATTTGTACTGCTTGATGTGCTCAGCCCTTGCAGGAGTGATTTTGACACACTTCCCATGGAACCACTTCTCACAGATATCGCAGCAAATCCAGAACTCATCCGAGGCATAATTCTCTCCACACGCCCCGCAAAGAGTCTCCCCGTGctcctcctcatcttcctcctccaagccttcctcctcctcttccttcggTTGCACTGCCTTTGTATACTTTGTCTGAGATTCTGATACTTTCTGCATTCAGCAAGTACCATTAAGATACGACACATAACaaaatatcaccaataatgcaTAATTAGATGAATCACAGTGCTCCACATTTGGCATTTGACCATCCCCTGAGCactcacattcaataacttcaaacaaaatgaagTCATTTATCAACCATGGCATGGATACATTCACTTGACTAGCACACTGCTTAAGATTGTACACCAAAATTTCAAATGTCCAAGAACAATCATACTACTAAAGGAAACAAATCACAAGggcacatatcatgcatcactGCTTCCAAACTAGAATgcacattaaatcaaaaataCAGGTGCAATAGTGCGAAGCAGGTTTTTTTATTTGgcttgtttctctctctttggcatGGGAGATTATGGACTGGGGATGCAGAAGGTGTAATGCTTTGTAAGCTCGACACAGAAAGGAATTTCAGGAATTGCTAAATATGGGACTCTAGGGGTGCATACAGCTCAGACGCACCCAGGCTAGCCAGCCTAAAAATGAAGCTTATCCTTCTACTGAAttggaaattggaaaattaaGTAAATGACCCAAAAGAATGACATAAGATTGCCTCCACACCTTGGGATTCGATTTAGATTTGCTGCTGCTGTTATTTGTAATTGATGACTTTTCCTTGACTTGCTTCTTAGCCGTGCCTGTCACAACCTCAAATATTGTGGGAAGATCATTAATCATATTGAAAAGGCGTTTCCTGCACCAGAGAAATCTATAAGGTTACAAAGCCTGATGATGTGCTAGAACACTGAAACATTAAAAGCAAAAGATCCATCGTCACCCAAGATAGTATCACAGAAATCTAACAAATTGCACAGTAATTGTCTCATTGCAGAAGTGTAACAACTCCAGCTCCATCTACACAATTACCATACCATATGGAGTCGCTATTATTAACCATTCACTGCTTCACAATATGAGAGAGAACAGACATTGCAGCTAGGCATCCAAAGTCGTTTTTGGGTTTTATATCAAGGTAATGCTCTATGTGCTGTCAATGCCTTTGGATGCCTAGCTGCAATGTCTGAGCATATAGAGCATTACCTTGATATAAAACCCAAAaatggcacaaatgcaaactaATTATGAGCCAAcaccccctcccaaaaaaaaaaaaaaaaaaaaaaatccccctTCAGTTTCAATCATTTGGAAGGTTTCAAATTCTCAGAGTGAATGAACGAATTAATAAAACTAAACATCAAATCACTCTGCAAAAGTCAAATTATGAATCTATAAATGTTCTGTAGTCAGGAAGAGAGGGAAACAGAACCTGTCAGCTTTATCAAATCCAAATCTTGCACCAAAATAAAATGCGACAGAAAGTAGCCATGCATCACTGTGAACTGCGACCAAAGACAACCAGTCCTTCTCTTGCATCCCATCTCTAGCAAAATTAATGCCGAGGGCAGGTTCCGGAAGCTCCGGTGGAACCTCTTCCGCAGGTAAGTTGACTTCCCACTGCTCACTTGGAAATCCATAAAGGCAAAGGTTCTCCTTTTCTAAAACAAAGGAGGAGCAATAGTTATATAGAAGCCCAAACAGAACAAGTACGTCAGAATCTTGAAGTTACTATTTCGGTCAAGcagataaaattaataaaagaaaaagtccaGAAAGCACAATGATTTCAAAAGGCCTCAAATTTCATAAACAGAACAAATTTATATCACTTGCTTCTAAGAAGCTCTTGCATCGAATAACATGTCATGCAgtacattaaaatttcatagACAGAACACATCAAATGTGTTACCTCTAAGAACCATTAAAAATATCCTGACTTTCACAGTAATGGATGACGTACATTATCTTACAGAAGACAGACAGGCCTAGTTATCATCAATTATATTAACACAAATTTTTTATGACCAACACATATACAGTGGAGAGCCAATGAGTTGCAGGTAAATTCAAGAGTGAGAAGTCAAGAGTAACCTTAATAGATGTCAATTTGAACTCATGAGTCAACATTTGTCATGTAAGAGGAGTGGCGGAAGTTACACTGCCCCAAAATTTGGTATCTTATTCATTGGAAGGTATTAGCAAGAAAAGGGCAATCCTCAGGATCCTTAACATTAAACagcatcataaaaaaataacctGGACAAAGCTTGGTCAATCAAGCATTTTGCAAACAAGGGTTTGATATCGGCTTGTTTTCTCATAGTAATTGCTTATAACAAAAACTGGACATACAGGTGTATTGCTTAGTCTCTGCATAGCTAAAGTATTTCAACTGCAAGCAAACTGCAGGCAAATAAGTGGCAAAATAAGCTTTTATCTGTTCACCAGTAAGTAACAACTGAACATGATGTTTTAGGacatttgttttttaaattagt
This genomic stretch from Eucalyptus grandis isolate ANBG69807.140 chromosome 3, ASM1654582v1, whole genome shotgun sequence harbors:
- the LOC104437986 gene encoding PHD finger protein ALFIN-LIKE 4, producing the protein MDGGAQYNPRTVEEVFRDFKGRRAGMIKALTIEVEEFYQQCDPEKENLCLYGFPSEQWEVNLPAEEVPPELPEPALGINFARDGMQEKDWLSLVAVHSDAWLLSVAFYFGARFGFDKADRKRLFNMINDLPTIFEVVTGTAKKQVKEKSSITNNSSSKSKSNPKKVSESQTKYTKAVQPKEEEEEGLEEEDEEEHGETLCGACGENYASDEFWICCDICEKWFHGKCVKITPARAEHIKQYKCPSCSNKRSRP